GCCATAATCTATAAGCGTCTGCTTTCTTGACCTGTCGCCTGCGTACATCCCTCCTATCTGGGGTATGGTCGCGTGAGATTCATCTATAACGAGAAGGTAGTCATCAGGGAAATAATCTATAAGGCATGAGGAAGGTTCTCCCGGCGCCCTGCCGCTCAAATGCCTCGAGTAGTTCTCTATGCCGTGACAGTAGCCGAACTCCTTCAGCATCTCCATATCAAACCTCGTCTTCTCCTCTATGCGCTTCGCCTCAACCTCCTTCCCCTGTTTGAGAAAATATTTTATCCTCGCCTGCATCTCGTTATTTATTTCTGCAAAGGCATTCTGTATCCTCTCTTTAGATGTTATCCAGTGGCTGTTAGGATAGAGCACGGTCTTTGAGAGCCTTCTAATCACCGCGCCTGTGAGAGAATCAAACTCTGACAATGCGTCAATATCATCGCCGAAGAATTCGACCCTTATGGCGTTCTCTCCTGAAAACGACGGGAAGACCTCGACAACGTCTCCCCTCACCCTGAAATCGCCCCGCTTGAAATCTTCATCATCCCTGACATAGAGCATCTCAACCAGCTTCCTCAAAAATAGATCCCGCTCTATCCTCATGCCTGACTCAATCTGCAGATGCATCCCGAGATAATCTTCAGGAGAGCCGATGCCGTAGATGCATGAGACAGATGCGACAATTATAGTGTCATTCCTCTCAAGCACTGCACGCGTAGCAGAGTGCCTCATCCTGTCAATATCCTCATTGATCATCGCATCCTTTTCAATATAGGTATCAACTGTCGGAAGGTACGCCTCAGGCTGGTAATAGTCATAGTAGCTGACAAAATATTCAACCGCATTTTCCGGGAAGAACTCTTTGAACTCGCCGTAGAGCTGCGCGGCAAGGGTCTTGTTGTGGGCGATGACAAGAGTGGGCTTGTCCAAATTGGCTATCACATTCGCAACAGTGAATGTCTTGCCAGAGCCGGTCACGCCGAGAAGCACCTGATGAGCATGGTTTTTCAGCAGGCCTTGAGTCAATGCCTCAATCGCCGCAGGCTGGTCACCGGCTGGTTTGAAATCAGATACGAGTTTGAATTTGTCTATTGTCTTATTATTTGGCTGGGACATTACAGTATTCACATTATGTTTCAGATAAATTCAAATCAGCAATTCATATTTTAACATTTTCGCAAAAGGAGCTTTTAATTGTATAATTCATAAATTAGTTATCATGGAGACAAGATGAAAGAAGATATCTTCTCATATAATGAAGCGGTGAGTTTTGGATGGGAGACGATGAAGAAGAATATCAAATTCTTTGTCATCCTTCTCTTTATAGCCTTGCTTATCGTAGAGCTTCCTGGATTTATCGGGGATCTGGCAAAGAAACAAGGGCTGACCTTTGTAGGAATTGTCTTAATGACTGCAGGGGTTATTCTGAATTTTGTGGTCAAGCTCGGCTTTATCAGGATCAGCCTGAACTTCTGTGACGGGGTAACGAGCGAGTTTGATGAGCTTCTTTCATCCTTCAGCCTGCTCACGAACTACATATGGGCAACGATACTTTATGTTCTCATCATTGTCGGCGGGCTTGTGCTCTTTATCGTTCCGGGGTGCATATGGGCGGTCAAGTTCAATCTCTTCTCCTACTTTATGGTTGAAAAAGGGCTCGGGCCGATCGAATCTTTAAAAGCCAGCGCCCTTGCCACTGAAGGCGCCAAATGGGATCTCGCAACATTCGGTGTACTTATGCTGCTTATCAATGTCGCGGGATTTCTCTGCTTTATAGTAGGGCTCTTCGCTACTATCCCGACCACTATGCTCGCTTACGCATACGTTTACAGAAAGCTTGCGGCGCGTGCAGCATTGTTAAACGGGCCGATGCCGCTGAATCCTGAGATCTAAACGAGCTTCTTTAAAACCCTCTCATACGCCTCAAGATTGTTCCTGCCGAACAGGACAAATCTTATGAACTTTATTTCAGGATGAGCATTAATAAAATCTATCGCGGTTTTAAGAGCTATCTCTGCTGCATCGTCTATCGGATATCTGTAGGCTCCTGTGCTTATCGACGGAAAGGCGATGCTCTTAATGCCTTTTAATGATGCGAGCTGGAGAGAGTTTTGATAAGCATTACGGAGAAGCGTCGGTTCATTGTGTTTCCCGTCTCTGAAAACAGGCCCGACCGTATGTATGACGAACTTAGCTTTGAGATTACCGCCTGAAGTAATTACAGCTTCACCCGTTTCGCAGTGTCCTATCTTTATGCACTCCTCAAGTATCTTCGGCCCTCCTGCCCTGTGAATAGCTCCGTCAACACCTCCTCCGCCCAGCAGAGTTTTGTTAGCTGCATTCACTATCGCATCAGTGTCCTGCTTTGTTATATCGCCTTCAATGAGGGCGAGTGTGCTGTTGTTTATTTCGATTTCCATGCTAATTCATCCTAAGACTATGTTCACATATTCCTCTTAAACGTCAGTATCGCAATCACCATCATCACATTGGTGAAAACCAAGAGAAAGACAATGTCATTGAAGATAACATTCATGCCTGCGCCCTTGAATAAAACAGACTTGAGCGCATGCACGGCGTATGCTTCGGGATTTACTTTTGCAAACGCCCTGAGCCAGCCGGGGAAACTCTCTATCGGATATATCGCGCCGCTTGGAAAGAAGAATATTACATTCAGGAAACCGCTTGAAAGGCCTACGATCCTGGGATGTGTTGCCCTACCGAGGATGACGAACATGAGACTCAGCAGTGCGAGAGTGGTCAGCACTATTATCATCAAGATGGAAAACATCTGCTCTATGCCTTTTGAAAAAGGTATGCCTGTGATCAGCATGCTCGCTATTAATACTACAAAGGCTATCACAGTCGTTATCAAAAGGCCGCTTATGACAAGCCCGGAGACGATGTCAGTCTTGGACAGAGGTGTGAGAAGGTAACTCTCATCTATTCCGAGAAACCTGTCCATCACAAGGTTAAAGACCCCGGCAGTCATCGTGCCGAGGAATATCGCCATTATCACAACACCGGGCACGAGCGTCTGGTAGTAATCAACCATACTGTAGATCTCAATATTCCTGACATAGAACTCAGAAGGCTTTTCTCTTACAGAAACATGCTCCTCCCTTACACTGTTTAATACGCTGTTCACAAGCGCTTTGATCGTCACGGTGGAGACAGTATCGGTGTTATCAAGAAATAGTCCGACATCAGGTTCACTCTTCAGGTTCGCCCTCTTGGTGAAATCAGGAGGGATTATCAGAGCTGCTTTATATGCCCCGTTCCTGACGCCTGCAAGAGCGGCATCCTGATCATTGAGCATATGGATCGAGACAGTCTTTGCGCCTGCCTCGACAGCCCTGAGGTTATCGATCAGCCTTCTTGAGTAGACTCCGGAATCCTGGTCAACTATCGCAAGCGGAAGATCCTTAAGCTTTCCCTGAAAAGAGTTCCCGAGGATAAGAAGATAGACCATAGGCATGACAAGGCTCATCATCACAACAATAGGATTGCGTATGAACTTCTTGATGTCTCTCTCAATAACAGCGAGTAATCTGGTCATCTTGAAAGTTTTTGAGGCAGGCCGGCGCCGACAAAGAAGTTTATCTTCTTTGCGCCTTCCTCGCGTATTGATTTTCCTGTGTGATGTATAAATACATCTTCAATGGACAACTGGTGAATGTTCACTGACGTCACTATCCCGCCTGCTTCTTTCACACTATCAACAAGGGGGGAGAAATCAAGAGCTCCGTTATCCACATATACCCGCAGAGTAGCTCCGTCTATAATGACATTATGGACAAACGGCAGCCCTTTTATCTTATCTTCAACATGGCTGATCTTTGAAATATCAGATAGCGTAAGGTAGATTATGTCATTGCCCGGAAGTTCAGATTTCAGCTTTGCCGGAGAATCAAGCGCTATTATCTTTCCGTTATCAATGATAGCCAGCCTCTCGCACAATGCCTCAGCCTCTTCCATATAATGCGTGCTCAGGAATATTGTGAGAGAGTAATCTTTTCTGAACTTCTCAAGGAACTCCCACACAACGCGCCTGCTCTGAGGGTCAAGGCCTATGGTTGGTTCGTCAAGAAAGAGCACCTTAGGCGCGTGGACGAGAACGCGCGCTAGCTCAAGCCGTCTGCGCATACCGCCCGAGTATGTCGCGACAAGGTCATTCTGCCTGTTGGACAGGCCGATGATCTCAAAGAGATTCTTTATCTTTTCCTTCCGCTCCCTCGATGGTATGCTGTAAAACCTGCCGTACAGGTCCATGTTCTCATACCCTGTCAGGTCAAGGTCGCTTGTCAGGGCCTGCGGAACAACTCCTATCTTCTTTCTTACTTCCTGGGGAGACACAGATACATCAATGCCTGCAACAACAGCCTTGCCGCTGGTGGGTTTAAGCAA
The nucleotide sequence above comes from Thermodesulfovibrionia bacterium. Encoded proteins:
- the uvrB gene encoding excinuclease ABC subunit UvrB, translating into MDKFKLVSDFKPAGDQPAAIEALTQGLLKNHAHQVLLGVTGSGKTFTVANVIANLDKPTLVIAHNKTLAAQLYGEFKEFFPENAVEYFVSYYDYYQPEAYLPTVDTYIEKDAMINEDIDRMRHSATRAVLERNDTIIVASVSCIYGIGSPEDYLGMHLQIESGMRIERDLFLRKLVEMLYVRDDEDFKRGDFRVRGDVVEVFPSFSGENAIRVEFFGDDIDALSEFDSLTGAVIRRLSKTVLYPNSHWITSKERIQNAFAEINNEMQARIKYFLKQGKEVEAKRIEEKTRFDMEMLKEFGYCHGIENYSRHLSGRAPGEPSSCLIDYFPDDYLLVIDESHATIPQIGGMYAGDRSRKQTLIDYGFRLPSALDNRPLKFDEFEKKVNEVIYISATPAEYELEISERRIVEQIVRPTGLIDPVIEIRPVSGQLDDLLAEIRERAAKGERVLVTSLTKKMAEDISEHYKELGVKTRYLHSDIDTIERVEILRDLRLGKFDALIGVNLLREGLDLPEVSLVAILDADKEGFLRSSRSLIQTAGRAARNINGKVIFYADKITGSMQVAMDETERRRKKQKAYNKKHGITPKSIIKDIKNILGSIYEADYWTVPAVAEEMVEYKNEADIKKLESEMKEAAQKLEFERAAQLRDKIKAIRNKMIEIGIKE
- a CDS encoding O-acetyl-ADP-ribose deacetylase; translated protein: MEIEINNSTLALIEGDITKQDTDAIVNAANKTLLGGGGVDGAIHRAGGPKILEECIKIGHCETGEAVITSGGNLKAKFVIHTVGPVFRDGKHNEPTLLRNAYQNSLQLASLKGIKSIAFPSISTGAYRYPIDDAAEIALKTAIDFINAHPEIKFIRFVLFGRNNLEAYERVLKKLV
- a CDS encoding ABC transporter permease, which codes for MTRLLAVIERDIKKFIRNPIVVMMSLVMPMVYLLILGNSFQGKLKDLPLAIVDQDSGVYSRRLIDNLRAVEAGAKTVSIHMLNDQDAALAGVRNGAYKAALIIPPDFTKRANLKSEPDVGLFLDNTDTVSTVTIKALVNSVLNSVREEHVSVREKPSEFYVRNIEIYSMVDYYQTLVPGVVIMAIFLGTMTAGVFNLVMDRFLGIDESYLLTPLSKTDIVSGLVISGLLITTVIAFVVLIASMLITGIPFSKGIEQMFSILMIIVLTTLALLSLMFVILGRATHPRIVGLSSGFLNVIFFFPSGAIYPIESFPGWLRAFAKVNPEAYAVHALKSVLFKGAGMNVIFNDIVFLLVFTNVMMVIAILTFKRNM
- a CDS encoding ATP-binding cassette domain-containing protein; this translates as MVNAKNAIEVSGLVKKFGSLAAVDDVSFNVPEGEFFGFLGPNGAGKTTLIRMLTTLLKPTSGKAVVAGIDVSVSPQEVRKKIGVVPQALTSDLDLTGYENMDLYGRFYSIPSRERKEKIKNLFEIIGLSNRQNDLVATYSGGMRRRLELARVLVHAPKVLFLDEPTIGLDPQSRRVVWEFLEKFRKDYSLTIFLSTHYMEEAEALCERLAIIDNGKIIALDSPAKLKSELPGNDIIYLTLSDISKISHVEDKIKGLPFVHNVIIDGATLRVYVDNGALDFSPLVDSVKEAGGIVTSVNIHQLSIEDVFIHHTGKSIREEGAKKINFFVGAGLPQKLSR